In the Juglans microcarpa x Juglans regia isolate MS1-56 chromosome 6D, Jm3101_v1.0, whole genome shotgun sequence genome, one interval contains:
- the LOC121236061 gene encoding F-box protein PP2-A12-like — protein MGADLSVLFSSLTGLDCSNGSDGYLCLQSRPSLGDLPESCVALVLSYLDPPEICKLARLNRAFRGASWADFVWESKLPSNYQVLFRKVFGELPGDLGKRGIYERLCQASTFDGGTKKVWLHKSTGGVCLSISPKGLAITGIDDRRYWNHIPTEESRFCTVAYLQQIWWFEVDGEVEFPFPMGTYSLFFRLHLGRAYKRFGRRICNTEHVHGWDIKPVQFQLWTSDGQHAASKCILSETGKWNYYHVGDFVVDNSNAPTKIKFSMTQIDCTHTKGGLCLDSVFIYPSKFRERFKRF, from the exons ATGGGTGCCGATTTATCTGTTTTGTTCTCAAGCCTAACTGGGCTGGATTGTTCCAATGGGTCTGATGGGTATTTGTGTTTGCAATCGCGACCCAGTTTGGGGGACTTACCAGAGAGCTGCGTGGCTTTGGTTCTGAGCTACTTGGACCCGCCTGAGATCTGCAAATTGGCGAGACTGAATCGTGCTTTTCGTGGGGCGTCGTGGGCAGATTTTGTGTGGGAATCGAAGTTGCCGTCGAATTATCAAGTTCTTTTTCGGAAAGTGTTCGGCGAGTTGCCGGGGGATTTGGGTAAGCGAGGGATTTACGAGAGGCTTTGCCAGGCTAGTACTTTCGATGGCGGTACTAAG AAGGTTTGGCTGCATAAAAGTACCGGTGGTGTTTGTTTGTCCATTTCTCCTAAGGGGTTGGCAATCACTGGGATTGATGATCGAAGATATTGGAATCACATCCCAACTGAAGAATCTAG ATTCTGCACTGTCGCCTACCTCCAGCAAATTTGGTGGTTTGAAGTTGATGGAGAGGTGGAGTTCCCATTTCCGATGGGGACATATAGCCTATTCTTCAGGTTGCACTTAGGAAGGGCATACAAGAGGTTTGGTCGCCGAATCTGTAATACTGAGCATGTTCACGGATGGGACATAAAGCCAGTGCAGTTTCAGCTATGGACTTCGGATGGTCAGCATGCGGCATCAAAGTGCATTTTGAGTGAAACCGGAAAATGGAACTACTACCACGTTGGCGATTTTGTTGTAGATAACTCCAACGCACcaaccaaaatcaaattctcTATGACCCAGATTGATTGCACGCATACCAAAGGTGGTCTCTGTTTAGATTCTGTATTTATATACCCAAGTAAATTTAGGGAGAGGTTTAAGCGTTTTTGA